Proteins encoded together in one Canis aureus isolate CA01 chromosome 21, VMU_Caureus_v.1.0, whole genome shotgun sequence window:
- the ANKRD13D gene encoding ankyrin repeat domain-containing protein 13D isoform X6: MAGPGPTFPLHRLVWANRHRELEAALHSRQAPDFYVEMKWEFTSWVPLVSKMCPSDVYRVWKRGESLRVDTSLLGFEHMTWQRGRRSFIFKGQEAGALVMEVDHDRQVVHTETLGLALHEPEALLAAMRPSEEHVASRLTSPIVSTHLDTRNVAFERNKCGIWGWRSEKMETVSGYEAKAGEVYSATNVELVTRTRTEHLSDQDKSKSKGGKTPFQSFLGMAQQHSSHSGAPVQQAASPTNPTAISPSEYFDPNFSLESRNIGRPIEMSSKVQRFKATLWLSEEHPLSLGDQVTPIIDLMAISNAHFAKLRDFITLRLPPGFPVKIEIPLFHVLNARITFSNLCGCDEPLNSVWVPTSSSGSGGTTSGSPFPCEVDPAVFEVPEGYSVLGTERSEPLRDEDDDLLQFAIRQSLLEAGAEAEQVTVWEALTNTRPGAHPPPQATAYEEQLQLERALQESLQMSTEPNGPESPHRTPLARAPPSFEEQLRLALELSSREQEEQERRGQQEEEDLQRILQLSLTEH; the protein is encoded by the exons ATGGCCGGCCCGGGCCCCACCTTCCCGCTGCACCGGCTCGTCTGGGCGAATCGGCACCGCGAACTGGAGGCCGCGCTGCACAGCCGCCAG GCCCCCGATTTCTACGTGGAGATGAAGTGGGAATTCACCAGCTGGG TGCCCCTCGTGTCCAAGATGTGCCCCAGTGACGTGTACCGAGTGTGGAAGCGGGGTGAGAGCCTGCGGGTGGACACCAGTCTTCTGGGCTTCGAGCACATGACCTGGCAGCGCGGCAGGAGAAGCTTTATCTTCAAGGGCCAGG AGGCAGGCGCCTTGGTGATGGAAGTGGACCACGACCGGCAGGTGGTGCACACCGAGACACTGGGGCTTGCCCTGCATGAGCCAGAAGCGCTGCTGGCCGCCATGCGGCCCAGTGAAGAGCACGTGGCCAGTCGCCTCACCTCTCCTATCGTCTCCACCCACCTGGACACTCGCAATGTGGCCTTTGAGAG GAACAAATGTGGTATCTGGGGCTGGCGGTCTGAGAAGATGGAAACCGTTAGCGGCTACGAGGCCAAGGCAGGAGAG GTATACAGTGCCACCAATGTGGAGCTGGTGACACGCACTCGCACGGAGCACCTCTCTGATCAGGACAAGTCGAAGAGCAAAG GAGGGAAAACTCCATTCCAGTCCTTCCTCGGGATGGCCCAGCAGCACTCCTCCCACAGCGGG GCTCCTGTGCAGCAGGCCGCCAGCCCCACCAACCCCACAGCCATATCCCCCAGTGAGTACTTCGACCCCAACTTCAGCTTGGAGTCGAGAAACATTGGCCGCCCCATTGAGATGTCCAGCAAAGTGCAGAG GTTCAAGGCAACACTGTGGCTGAGTGAGGAGCACCCGCTCTCCCTGGGTGACCAGGTGACACCTATCATTGACCTGATGGCTATCAGCAACGCTCACTTTGCCAAGCTGCGCGACTTCATCACCCTGCGCCTTCCCCCTGGCTTCCCAGTCAAGATTG AGATTCCCCTTTTCCACGTGCTCAATGCCCGCATCACCTTCAGCAACCTGTGTGGCTGTGATGAGCCCCTGAACTCGGTGTGGGTGCCAACCTCCAGCTCAGGCTCTGGTGGCACCACATCAG GGAGCCCTTTCCCATGTGAGGTGGACCCCGCCGTGTTTGAGGTGCCCGAGGGGTACAGTGTGCTGGGCACGGAGCGCAGCGAGCCCCTTCGTGATGAAGATGATGACCTGCTACAGTTTGCCATCCGCCAGAGCCTGCTGGAGGCAGGCGCAGAGGCTGAGCAG GTAACTGTCTGGGAAGCCCTGACCAACACCCGGCCTGgtgcccaccctcctccccaagcCACCGCTTACGAGGAGCAGCTTCAGCTGGAGCG GGCCCTCCAAGAAAGCCTGCAGATGTCCACAGAGCCCAATGGCCCAGAATCCCCTCACAGGACACCCCTGGCCCGGGCCCCCCCAAGCTTTGAGGAACAGCTTCGCCTGGCCCTGGAGTTGTCTTCgagggagcaggaggagcaggaacgacgggggcagcaggaggaggaagacttACAGAGGATCCTGCAACTCTCGCTCACGGAGCActga
- the ANKRD13D gene encoding ankyrin repeat domain-containing protein 13D isoform X8: MAGPGPTFPLHRLVWANRHRELEAALHSRQHDIEQEDPRGRTPLELAVSLGNLESVRVLLRHNANVGKESCQGWAVLQEAVSTGDPEMVQLVLQYRDYQRATQRLAGIPELLNKLRQVQQGTEAPDFYVEMKWEFTSWVPLVSKMCPSDVYRVWKRGESLRVDTSLLGFEHMTWQRGRRSFIFKGQEAGALVMEVDHDRQVVHTETLGLALHEPEALLAAMRPSEEHVASRLTSPIVSTHLDTRNVAFERNKCGIWGWRSEKMETVSGYEAKAGEVYSATNVELVTRTRTEHLSDQDKSKSKGGKTPFQSFLGMAQQHSSHSGAPVQQAASPTNPTAISPSEYFDPNFSLESRNIGRPIEMSSKVQRFKATLWLSEEHPLSLGDQVTPIIDLMAISNAHFAKLRDFITLRLPPGFPVKIEIPLFHVLNARITFSNLCGCDEPLNSVWVPTSSSGSGGTTSGSPFPCEVDPAVFEVPEGYSVLGTERSEPLRDEDDDLLQFAIRQSLLEAGAEAEQVTVWEALTNTRPGAHPPPQATAYEEQLQLERALQESLQMSTEPNGPESPHRTPLARAPPSFEEQLRLALELSSREQEEQERRGQQEEEDLQRILQLSLTEH; encoded by the exons ATGGCCGGCCCGGGCCCCACCTTCCCGCTGCACCGGCTCGTCTGGGCGAATCGGCACCGCGAACTGGAGGCCGCGCTGCACAGCCGCCAG CACGACATTGAACAGGAGGACCCCCGGGGGCGCACTCCCCTGGAGCTGGCTGTGTCCCTGGGGAACCTGGAGTCCGTGAGAGTCCTCCTTCGACACAATGCCAATGTGGGCAAAGAGAGCTGCCAGGGCTGGGCAG TCCTGCAGGAGGCAGTCAGCACTGGGGACCCAGAGATGGTACAGCTGGTGCTCCAGTATCGGGACTACCAGAGGGCCACACAGAGGCTGGCTGGCATTCCAGAATTGCTCAACAAACTCCGTCAGGTACAGCAGGGTACAGAG GCCCCCGATTTCTACGTGGAGATGAAGTGGGAATTCACCAGCTGGG TGCCCCTCGTGTCCAAGATGTGCCCCAGTGACGTGTACCGAGTGTGGAAGCGGGGTGAGAGCCTGCGGGTGGACACCAGTCTTCTGGGCTTCGAGCACATGACCTGGCAGCGCGGCAGGAGAAGCTTTATCTTCAAGGGCCAGG AGGCAGGCGCCTTGGTGATGGAAGTGGACCACGACCGGCAGGTGGTGCACACCGAGACACTGGGGCTTGCCCTGCATGAGCCAGAAGCGCTGCTGGCCGCCATGCGGCCCAGTGAAGAGCACGTGGCCAGTCGCCTCACCTCTCCTATCGTCTCCACCCACCTGGACACTCGCAATGTGGCCTTTGAGAG GAACAAATGTGGTATCTGGGGCTGGCGGTCTGAGAAGATGGAAACCGTTAGCGGCTACGAGGCCAAGGCAGGAGAG GTATACAGTGCCACCAATGTGGAGCTGGTGACACGCACTCGCACGGAGCACCTCTCTGATCAGGACAAGTCGAAGAGCAAAG GAGGGAAAACTCCATTCCAGTCCTTCCTCGGGATGGCCCAGCAGCACTCCTCCCACAGCGGG GCTCCTGTGCAGCAGGCCGCCAGCCCCACCAACCCCACAGCCATATCCCCCAGTGAGTACTTCGACCCCAACTTCAGCTTGGAGTCGAGAAACATTGGCCGCCCCATTGAGATGTCCAGCAAAGTGCAGAG GTTCAAGGCAACACTGTGGCTGAGTGAGGAGCACCCGCTCTCCCTGGGTGACCAGGTGACACCTATCATTGACCTGATGGCTATCAGCAACGCTCACTTTGCCAAGCTGCGCGACTTCATCACCCTGCGCCTTCCCCCTGGCTTCCCAGTCAAGATTG AGATTCCCCTTTTCCACGTGCTCAATGCCCGCATCACCTTCAGCAACCTGTGTGGCTGTGATGAGCCCCTGAACTCGGTGTGGGTGCCAACCTCCAGCTCAGGCTCTGGTGGCACCACATCAG GGAGCCCTTTCCCATGTGAGGTGGACCCCGCCGTGTTTGAGGTGCCCGAGGGGTACAGTGTGCTGGGCACGGAGCGCAGCGAGCCCCTTCGTGATGAAGATGATGACCTGCTACAGTTTGCCATCCGCCAGAGCCTGCTGGAGGCAGGCGCAGAGGCTGAGCAG GTAACTGTCTGGGAAGCCCTGACCAACACCCGGCCTGgtgcccaccctcctccccaagcCACCGCTTACGAGGAGCAGCTTCAGCTGGAGCG GGCCCTCCAAGAAAGCCTGCAGATGTCCACAGAGCCCAATGGCCCAGAATCCCCTCACAGGACACCCCTGGCCCGGGCCCCCCCAAGCTTTGAGGAACAGCTTCGCCTGGCCCTGGAGTTGTCTTCgagggagcaggaggagcaggaacgacgggggcagcaggaggaggaagacttACAGAGGATCCTGCAACTCTCGCTCACGGAGCActga
- the ANKRD13D gene encoding ankyrin repeat domain-containing protein 13D isoform X2 codes for MAGPGPTFPLHRLVWANRHRELEAALHSRQHDIEQEDPRGRTPLELAVSLGNLESVRVLLRHNANVGKESCQGWAVLQEAVSTGDPEMVQLVLQYRDYQRATQRLAGIPELLNKLRQAPDFYVEMKWEFTSWVPLVSKMCPSDVYRVWKRGESLRVDTSLLGFEHMTWQRGRRSFIFKGQEAGALVMEVDHDRQVVHTETLGLALHEPEALLAAMRPSEEHVASRLTSPIVSTHLDTRNVAFERNKCGIWGWRSEKMETVSGYEAKAGEVYSATNVELVTRTRTEHLSDQDKSKSKGGKTPFQSFLGMAQQHSSHSGAPVQQAASPTNPTAISPSEYFDPNFSLESRNIGRPIEMSSKVQRFKATLWLSEEHPLSLGDQVTPIIDLMAISNAHFAKLRDFITLRLPPGFPVKIEIPLFHVLNARITFSNLCGCDEPLNSVWVPTSSSGSGGTTSGSPFPCEVDPAVFEVPEGYSVLGTERSEPLRDEDDDLLQFAIRQSLLEAGAEAEQVTVWEALTNTRPGAHPPPQATAYEEQLQLERALQESLQMSTEPNGPESPHRTPLARAPPSFEEQLRLALELSSREQEEQERRGQQEEEDLQRILQLSLTEH; via the exons ATGGCCGGCCCGGGCCCCACCTTCCCGCTGCACCGGCTCGTCTGGGCGAATCGGCACCGCGAACTGGAGGCCGCGCTGCACAGCCGCCAG CACGACATTGAACAGGAGGACCCCCGGGGGCGCACTCCCCTGGAGCTGGCTGTGTCCCTGGGGAACCTGGAGTCCGTGAGAGTCCTCCTTCGACACAATGCCAATGTGGGCAAAGAGAGCTGCCAGGGCTGGGCAG TCCTGCAGGAGGCAGTCAGCACTGGGGACCCAGAGATGGTACAGCTGGTGCTCCAGTATCGGGACTACCAGAGGGCCACACAGAGGCTGGCTGGCATTCCAGAATTGCTCAACAAACTCCGTCAG GCCCCCGATTTCTACGTGGAGATGAAGTGGGAATTCACCAGCTGGG TGCCCCTCGTGTCCAAGATGTGCCCCAGTGACGTGTACCGAGTGTGGAAGCGGGGTGAGAGCCTGCGGGTGGACACCAGTCTTCTGGGCTTCGAGCACATGACCTGGCAGCGCGGCAGGAGAAGCTTTATCTTCAAGGGCCAGG AGGCAGGCGCCTTGGTGATGGAAGTGGACCACGACCGGCAGGTGGTGCACACCGAGACACTGGGGCTTGCCCTGCATGAGCCAGAAGCGCTGCTGGCCGCCATGCGGCCCAGTGAAGAGCACGTGGCCAGTCGCCTCACCTCTCCTATCGTCTCCACCCACCTGGACACTCGCAATGTGGCCTTTGAGAG GAACAAATGTGGTATCTGGGGCTGGCGGTCTGAGAAGATGGAAACCGTTAGCGGCTACGAGGCCAAGGCAGGAGAG GTATACAGTGCCACCAATGTGGAGCTGGTGACACGCACTCGCACGGAGCACCTCTCTGATCAGGACAAGTCGAAGAGCAAAG GAGGGAAAACTCCATTCCAGTCCTTCCTCGGGATGGCCCAGCAGCACTCCTCCCACAGCGGG GCTCCTGTGCAGCAGGCCGCCAGCCCCACCAACCCCACAGCCATATCCCCCAGTGAGTACTTCGACCCCAACTTCAGCTTGGAGTCGAGAAACATTGGCCGCCCCATTGAGATGTCCAGCAAAGTGCAGAG GTTCAAGGCAACACTGTGGCTGAGTGAGGAGCACCCGCTCTCCCTGGGTGACCAGGTGACACCTATCATTGACCTGATGGCTATCAGCAACGCTCACTTTGCCAAGCTGCGCGACTTCATCACCCTGCGCCTTCCCCCTGGCTTCCCAGTCAAGATTG AGATTCCCCTTTTCCACGTGCTCAATGCCCGCATCACCTTCAGCAACCTGTGTGGCTGTGATGAGCCCCTGAACTCGGTGTGGGTGCCAACCTCCAGCTCAGGCTCTGGTGGCACCACATCAG GGAGCCCTTTCCCATGTGAGGTGGACCCCGCCGTGTTTGAGGTGCCCGAGGGGTACAGTGTGCTGGGCACGGAGCGCAGCGAGCCCCTTCGTGATGAAGATGATGACCTGCTACAGTTTGCCATCCGCCAGAGCCTGCTGGAGGCAGGCGCAGAGGCTGAGCAG GTAACTGTCTGGGAAGCCCTGACCAACACCCGGCCTGgtgcccaccctcctccccaagcCACCGCTTACGAGGAGCAGCTTCAGCTGGAGCG GGCCCTCCAAGAAAGCCTGCAGATGTCCACAGAGCCCAATGGCCCAGAATCCCCTCACAGGACACCCCTGGCCCGGGCCCCCCCAAGCTTTGAGGAACAGCTTCGCCTGGCCCTGGAGTTGTCTTCgagggagcaggaggagcaggaacgacgggggcagcaggaggaggaagacttACAGAGGATCCTGCAACTCTCGCTCACGGAGCActga
- the ANKRD13D gene encoding ankyrin repeat domain-containing protein 13D isoform X1 produces MAGPGPTFPLHRLVWANRHRELEAALHSRQHDIEQEDPRGRTPLELAVSLGNLESVRVLLRHNANVGKESCQGWAVLQEAVSTGDPEMVQLVLQYRDYQRATQRLAGIPELLNKLRQVQQGTEAPDFYVEMKWEFTSWVPLVSKMCPSDVYRVWKRGESLRVDTSLLGFEHMTWQRGRRSFIFKGQEAGALVMEVDHDRQVVHTETLGLALHEPEALLAAMRPSEEHVASRLTSPIVSTHLDTRNVAFERNKCGIWGWRSEKMETVSGYEAKVYSATNVELVTRTRTEHLSDQDKSKSKGGKTPFQSFLGMAQQHSSHSGAPVQQAASPTNPTAISPSEYFDPNFSLESRNIGRPIEMSSKVQRFKATLWLSEEHPLSLGDQVTPIIDLMAISNAHFAKLRDFITLRLPPGFPVKIEIPLFHVLNARITFSNLCGCDEPLNSVWVPTSSSGSGGTTSGSPFPCEVDPAVFEVPEGYSVLGTERSEPLRDEDDDLLQFAIRQSLLEAGAEAEQVTVWEALTNTRPGAHPPPQATAYEEQLQLERALQESLQMSTEPNGPESPHRTPLARAPPSFEEQLRLALELSSREQEEQERRGQQEEEDLQRILQLSLTEH; encoded by the exons ATGGCCGGCCCGGGCCCCACCTTCCCGCTGCACCGGCTCGTCTGGGCGAATCGGCACCGCGAACTGGAGGCCGCGCTGCACAGCCGCCAG CACGACATTGAACAGGAGGACCCCCGGGGGCGCACTCCCCTGGAGCTGGCTGTGTCCCTGGGGAACCTGGAGTCCGTGAGAGTCCTCCTTCGACACAATGCCAATGTGGGCAAAGAGAGCTGCCAGGGCTGGGCAG TCCTGCAGGAGGCAGTCAGCACTGGGGACCCAGAGATGGTACAGCTGGTGCTCCAGTATCGGGACTACCAGAGGGCCACACAGAGGCTGGCTGGCATTCCAGAATTGCTCAACAAACTCCGTCAGGTACAGCAGGGTACAGAG GCCCCCGATTTCTACGTGGAGATGAAGTGGGAATTCACCAGCTGGG TGCCCCTCGTGTCCAAGATGTGCCCCAGTGACGTGTACCGAGTGTGGAAGCGGGGTGAGAGCCTGCGGGTGGACACCAGTCTTCTGGGCTTCGAGCACATGACCTGGCAGCGCGGCAGGAGAAGCTTTATCTTCAAGGGCCAGG AGGCAGGCGCCTTGGTGATGGAAGTGGACCACGACCGGCAGGTGGTGCACACCGAGACACTGGGGCTTGCCCTGCATGAGCCAGAAGCGCTGCTGGCCGCCATGCGGCCCAGTGAAGAGCACGTGGCCAGTCGCCTCACCTCTCCTATCGTCTCCACCCACCTGGACACTCGCAATGTGGCCTTTGAGAG GAACAAATGTGGTATCTGGGGCTGGCGGTCTGAGAAGATGGAAACCGTTAGCGGCTACGAGGCCAAG GTATACAGTGCCACCAATGTGGAGCTGGTGACACGCACTCGCACGGAGCACCTCTCTGATCAGGACAAGTCGAAGAGCAAAG GAGGGAAAACTCCATTCCAGTCCTTCCTCGGGATGGCCCAGCAGCACTCCTCCCACAGCGGG GCTCCTGTGCAGCAGGCCGCCAGCCCCACCAACCCCACAGCCATATCCCCCAGTGAGTACTTCGACCCCAACTTCAGCTTGGAGTCGAGAAACATTGGCCGCCCCATTGAGATGTCCAGCAAAGTGCAGAG GTTCAAGGCAACACTGTGGCTGAGTGAGGAGCACCCGCTCTCCCTGGGTGACCAGGTGACACCTATCATTGACCTGATGGCTATCAGCAACGCTCACTTTGCCAAGCTGCGCGACTTCATCACCCTGCGCCTTCCCCCTGGCTTCCCAGTCAAGATTG AGATTCCCCTTTTCCACGTGCTCAATGCCCGCATCACCTTCAGCAACCTGTGTGGCTGTGATGAGCCCCTGAACTCGGTGTGGGTGCCAACCTCCAGCTCAGGCTCTGGTGGCACCACATCAG GGAGCCCTTTCCCATGTGAGGTGGACCCCGCCGTGTTTGAGGTGCCCGAGGGGTACAGTGTGCTGGGCACGGAGCGCAGCGAGCCCCTTCGTGATGAAGATGATGACCTGCTACAGTTTGCCATCCGCCAGAGCCTGCTGGAGGCAGGCGCAGAGGCTGAGCAG GTAACTGTCTGGGAAGCCCTGACCAACACCCGGCCTGgtgcccaccctcctccccaagcCACCGCTTACGAGGAGCAGCTTCAGCTGGAGCG GGCCCTCCAAGAAAGCCTGCAGATGTCCACAGAGCCCAATGGCCCAGAATCCCCTCACAGGACACCCCTGGCCCGGGCCCCCCCAAGCTTTGAGGAACAGCTTCGCCTGGCCCTGGAGTTGTCTTCgagggagcaggaggagcaggaacgacgggggcagcaggaggaggaagacttACAGAGGATCCTGCAACTCTCGCTCACGGAGCActga
- the ANKRD13D gene encoding ankyrin repeat domain-containing protein 13D isoform X3 produces MAGPGPTFPLHRLVWANRHRELEAALHSRQHDIEQEDPRGRTPLELAVSLGNLESVRVLLRHNANVGKESCQGWAVLQEAVSTGDPEMVQLVLQYRDYQRATQRLAGIPELLNKLRQAPDFYVEMKWEFTSWVPLVSKMCPSDVYRVWKRGESLRVDTSLLGFEHMTWQRGRRSFIFKGQEAGALVMEVDHDRQVVHTETLGLALHEPEALLAAMRPSEEHVASRLTSPIVSTHLDTRNVAFERNKCGIWGWRSEKMETVSGYEAKVYSATNVELVTRTRTEHLSDQDKSKSKGGKTPFQSFLGMAQQHSSHSGAPVQQAASPTNPTAISPSEYFDPNFSLESRNIGRPIEMSSKVQRFKATLWLSEEHPLSLGDQVTPIIDLMAISNAHFAKLRDFITLRLPPGFPVKIEIPLFHVLNARITFSNLCGCDEPLNSVWVPTSSSGSGGTTSGSPFPCEVDPAVFEVPEGYSVLGTERSEPLRDEDDDLLQFAIRQSLLEAGAEAEQVTVWEALTNTRPGAHPPPQATAYEEQLQLERALQESLQMSTEPNGPESPHRTPLARAPPSFEEQLRLALELSSREQEEQERRGQQEEEDLQRILQLSLTEH; encoded by the exons ATGGCCGGCCCGGGCCCCACCTTCCCGCTGCACCGGCTCGTCTGGGCGAATCGGCACCGCGAACTGGAGGCCGCGCTGCACAGCCGCCAG CACGACATTGAACAGGAGGACCCCCGGGGGCGCACTCCCCTGGAGCTGGCTGTGTCCCTGGGGAACCTGGAGTCCGTGAGAGTCCTCCTTCGACACAATGCCAATGTGGGCAAAGAGAGCTGCCAGGGCTGGGCAG TCCTGCAGGAGGCAGTCAGCACTGGGGACCCAGAGATGGTACAGCTGGTGCTCCAGTATCGGGACTACCAGAGGGCCACACAGAGGCTGGCTGGCATTCCAGAATTGCTCAACAAACTCCGTCAG GCCCCCGATTTCTACGTGGAGATGAAGTGGGAATTCACCAGCTGGG TGCCCCTCGTGTCCAAGATGTGCCCCAGTGACGTGTACCGAGTGTGGAAGCGGGGTGAGAGCCTGCGGGTGGACACCAGTCTTCTGGGCTTCGAGCACATGACCTGGCAGCGCGGCAGGAGAAGCTTTATCTTCAAGGGCCAGG AGGCAGGCGCCTTGGTGATGGAAGTGGACCACGACCGGCAGGTGGTGCACACCGAGACACTGGGGCTTGCCCTGCATGAGCCAGAAGCGCTGCTGGCCGCCATGCGGCCCAGTGAAGAGCACGTGGCCAGTCGCCTCACCTCTCCTATCGTCTCCACCCACCTGGACACTCGCAATGTGGCCTTTGAGAG GAACAAATGTGGTATCTGGGGCTGGCGGTCTGAGAAGATGGAAACCGTTAGCGGCTACGAGGCCAAG GTATACAGTGCCACCAATGTGGAGCTGGTGACACGCACTCGCACGGAGCACCTCTCTGATCAGGACAAGTCGAAGAGCAAAG GAGGGAAAACTCCATTCCAGTCCTTCCTCGGGATGGCCCAGCAGCACTCCTCCCACAGCGGG GCTCCTGTGCAGCAGGCCGCCAGCCCCACCAACCCCACAGCCATATCCCCCAGTGAGTACTTCGACCCCAACTTCAGCTTGGAGTCGAGAAACATTGGCCGCCCCATTGAGATGTCCAGCAAAGTGCAGAG GTTCAAGGCAACACTGTGGCTGAGTGAGGAGCACCCGCTCTCCCTGGGTGACCAGGTGACACCTATCATTGACCTGATGGCTATCAGCAACGCTCACTTTGCCAAGCTGCGCGACTTCATCACCCTGCGCCTTCCCCCTGGCTTCCCAGTCAAGATTG AGATTCCCCTTTTCCACGTGCTCAATGCCCGCATCACCTTCAGCAACCTGTGTGGCTGTGATGAGCCCCTGAACTCGGTGTGGGTGCCAACCTCCAGCTCAGGCTCTGGTGGCACCACATCAG GGAGCCCTTTCCCATGTGAGGTGGACCCCGCCGTGTTTGAGGTGCCCGAGGGGTACAGTGTGCTGGGCACGGAGCGCAGCGAGCCCCTTCGTGATGAAGATGATGACCTGCTACAGTTTGCCATCCGCCAGAGCCTGCTGGAGGCAGGCGCAGAGGCTGAGCAG GTAACTGTCTGGGAAGCCCTGACCAACACCCGGCCTGgtgcccaccctcctccccaagcCACCGCTTACGAGGAGCAGCTTCAGCTGGAGCG GGCCCTCCAAGAAAGCCTGCAGATGTCCACAGAGCCCAATGGCCCAGAATCCCCTCACAGGACACCCCTGGCCCGGGCCCCCCCAAGCTTTGAGGAACAGCTTCGCCTGGCCCTGGAGTTGTCTTCgagggagcaggaggagcaggaacgacgggggcagcaggaggaggaagacttACAGAGGATCCTGCAACTCTCGCTCACGGAGCActga
- the ANKRD13D gene encoding ankyrin repeat domain-containing protein 13D isoform X7, which translates to MPMWAKRAARAGQAPDFYVEMKWEFTSWVPLVSKMCPSDVYRVWKRGESLRVDTSLLGFEHMTWQRGRRSFIFKGQEAGALVMEVDHDRQVVHTETLGLALHEPEALLAAMRPSEEHVASRLTSPIVSTHLDTRNVAFERNKCGIWGWRSEKMETVSGYEAKAGEVYSATNVELVTRTRTEHLSDQDKSKSKGGKTPFQSFLGMAQQHSSHSGAPVQQAASPTNPTAISPSEYFDPNFSLESRNIGRPIEMSSKVQRFKATLWLSEEHPLSLGDQVTPIIDLMAISNAHFAKLRDFITLRLPPGFPVKIEIPLFHVLNARITFSNLCGCDEPLNSVWVPTSSSGSGGTTSGSPFPCEVDPAVFEVPEGYSVLGTERSEPLRDEDDDLLQFAIRQSLLEAGAEAEQVTVWEALTNTRPGAHPPPQATAYEEQLQLERALQESLQMSTEPNGPESPHRTPLARAPPSFEEQLRLALELSSREQEEQERRGQQEEEDLQRILQLSLTEH; encoded by the exons ATGCCAATGTGGGCAAAGAGAGCTGCCAGGGCTGGGCAG GCCCCCGATTTCTACGTGGAGATGAAGTGGGAATTCACCAGCTGGG TGCCCCTCGTGTCCAAGATGTGCCCCAGTGACGTGTACCGAGTGTGGAAGCGGGGTGAGAGCCTGCGGGTGGACACCAGTCTTCTGGGCTTCGAGCACATGACCTGGCAGCGCGGCAGGAGAAGCTTTATCTTCAAGGGCCAGG AGGCAGGCGCCTTGGTGATGGAAGTGGACCACGACCGGCAGGTGGTGCACACCGAGACACTGGGGCTTGCCCTGCATGAGCCAGAAGCGCTGCTGGCCGCCATGCGGCCCAGTGAAGAGCACGTGGCCAGTCGCCTCACCTCTCCTATCGTCTCCACCCACCTGGACACTCGCAATGTGGCCTTTGAGAG GAACAAATGTGGTATCTGGGGCTGGCGGTCTGAGAAGATGGAAACCGTTAGCGGCTACGAGGCCAAGGCAGGAGAG GTATACAGTGCCACCAATGTGGAGCTGGTGACACGCACTCGCACGGAGCACCTCTCTGATCAGGACAAGTCGAAGAGCAAAG GAGGGAAAACTCCATTCCAGTCCTTCCTCGGGATGGCCCAGCAGCACTCCTCCCACAGCGGG GCTCCTGTGCAGCAGGCCGCCAGCCCCACCAACCCCACAGCCATATCCCCCAGTGAGTACTTCGACCCCAACTTCAGCTTGGAGTCGAGAAACATTGGCCGCCCCATTGAGATGTCCAGCAAAGTGCAGAG GTTCAAGGCAACACTGTGGCTGAGTGAGGAGCACCCGCTCTCCCTGGGTGACCAGGTGACACCTATCATTGACCTGATGGCTATCAGCAACGCTCACTTTGCCAAGCTGCGCGACTTCATCACCCTGCGCCTTCCCCCTGGCTTCCCAGTCAAGATTG AGATTCCCCTTTTCCACGTGCTCAATGCCCGCATCACCTTCAGCAACCTGTGTGGCTGTGATGAGCCCCTGAACTCGGTGTGGGTGCCAACCTCCAGCTCAGGCTCTGGTGGCACCACATCAG GGAGCCCTTTCCCATGTGAGGTGGACCCCGCCGTGTTTGAGGTGCCCGAGGGGTACAGTGTGCTGGGCACGGAGCGCAGCGAGCCCCTTCGTGATGAAGATGATGACCTGCTACAGTTTGCCATCCGCCAGAGCCTGCTGGAGGCAGGCGCAGAGGCTGAGCAG GTAACTGTCTGGGAAGCCCTGACCAACACCCGGCCTGgtgcccaccctcctccccaagcCACCGCTTACGAGGAGCAGCTTCAGCTGGAGCG GGCCCTCCAAGAAAGCCTGCAGATGTCCACAGAGCCCAATGGCCCAGAATCCCCTCACAGGACACCCCTGGCCCGGGCCCCCCCAAGCTTTGAGGAACAGCTTCGCCTGGCCCTGGAGTTGTCTTCgagggagcaggaggagcaggaacgacgggggcagcaggaggaggaagacttACAGAGGATCCTGCAACTCTCGCTCACGGAGCActga